From the genome of Trichocoleus desertorum ATA4-8-CV12:
TTTAACCCTGTTTGGTTACTGGGTGGGGCGATCGCGCTGAGCTTAATGGGCTGTGAATCACTCACTCAGGTTTTTCCTGACCTGCCAGTCCCCTCTAGCTTCCCGATCCAGTTGCCTAATCCCTCCTCCGCTTCTCCGTCTGCGGCTCCATCTCCTGCGGCTTCCTCGGCGGCGATCGCGGAGATGGAAACAATGGTGCAACAGCGCATCAACGAAATTCGGCAAGAGCAGGGATTAAGACCACTCCAAAATAATGACCGTCTGGCTCAGGTGGCTCGCGATTACAGCCGTCTCATGGCAGAGAAAAACTTTTTCAGCCACACTGGACCCGATGGTCGTAACGTGGGCCAACGAGTGCAAGCAGCGGGCATTGTGTATTGGATTGTGGGTGAA
Proteins encoded in this window:
- a CDS encoding CAP domain-containing protein, which gives rise to MPVVAKPFLSRLRCFNPVWLLGGAIALSLMGCESLTQVFPDLPVPSSFPIQLPNPSSASPSAAPSPAASSAAIAEMETMVQQRINEIRQEQGLRPLQNNDRLAQVARDYSRLMAEKNFFSHTGPDGRNVGQRVQAAGIVYWIVGENLFKSVNIPNPGPIAVQGWMESPGHRENILNARYSETGVGVWRQGNSYYFTQLFLRPPSLPALFD